Proteins encoded in a region of the Phoenix dactylifera cultivar Barhee BC4 chromosome 3, palm_55x_up_171113_PBpolish2nd_filt_p, whole genome shotgun sequence genome:
- the LOC103709157 gene encoding uncharacterized protein LOC103709157, whose amino-acid sequence MMGKGGDDGFRTVERLRGRLQAERVASKAAKEQADSMAKRLEELERKLAEEMKCRNRAEKRLENALKKLESLKILDSPGSSASSSSSHCFSGHLKLESWGLGSPTVDWGQCGWQEEAPRLLGDDVSGSSLVVSTHRRERSWSSAGTAPSDLHKGESHGDESSRGGSPRVSIADNARKSSVSDNKLDDDENQTEEVDNALALVPVSLRCNLEGCKPEINNNVQSVLIALRHVKDQLQYSMRRTGVFSPKELYGR is encoded by the exons ATGATGGGGAAAGGAGGGGATGATGGGTTCAGGACCGTGGAGCGCTTGAGGGGGAGGCTGCAGGCAGAGAGAGTGGCCTCCAAGGCTGCCAAGGAGCAAGCAGACAGCATGGCCAAAAGG TTGGAAGAGCTGGAAAGGAAGCTGGCTGAAGAGATGAAGTGCAGGAACAGGGCTGAAAAGAGGCTCGAGAATGCTTTGAAGAAGCTGgaatctttgaagattttggattCCCCCGGAAGTTCGGCGAGTTCTTCGTCCTCGCATTGCTTCTCGGGCCATCTGAAGTTGGAAAGCTGGGGACTTGGTTCGCCGACCGTCGATTGGGGACAATGTGGTTGGCAGGAGGAGGCGCCACGGCTTCTTGGTGATGATGTCTCAGGGAGCTCACTGGTCGTTTCGACTCATCGTCGAGAGCGAAGCTGGAGTTCGGCTGGGACGGCACCATCGGATCTTCACAAAGGAGAGTCTCATGGGGATGAGAGCAGCAGAGGTGGCAGCCCCCGAGTGTCGATTGCTGATAATGCAAG AAAGTCTTCTGTCAGTGATAACAAGCTGGACGATGATGAGAATCAAACTGAAGAGGTCGACAATGCATTGGCTCTAGTTCCAGTAAGCTTGCGTTGCAATTTGGAGGGCTGCAAGCCAGAGATCAACAACAACGTGCAAAGTGTTCTTATTGCCCTAAGACATGTCAAAGACCAGTTGCAATATTCCATGAGGAGAACTGGTGTTTTCTCTCCCAAAGAGCTGTATGGCCGGTGA
- the LOC103711075 gene encoding cardiolipin synthase (CMP-forming), mitochondrial-like produces MVPSIAIICREIKMSTVREWAASQNSRVLKAVAVNNRGKWKTTTQMTALTILLATRDSSLTGLGVLVASGVVLLYVSAGLAIWSFAVYMRKIWRVLLE; encoded by the exons ATGGTACCTTCAATTGCCATTATTTGTAGAGAG ATAAAAATGTCCACTGTTAGAGAGTGGGCTGCATCTCAGAATAGTAGAGTTCTCAAG GCTGTAGCAGTAAACAATCGCGGGAAATGGAAAACAACAACACAAATGACTGCACTCACCATCCTCCTTGCCACCAGAGACTCCAG TCTGACAGGGCTGGGTGTTCTAGTTGCTTCTGGTGTAGTTTTGCTTTACGTATCTGCTGGGCTTGCCATATGGTCATTTGCTGTCTACATGAGGAAGATATGGAGAGTTTTGCTTGAGTAG